From Microbacterium rhizosphaerae:
GTGCGGCCGTCTCGGCGCGGTACGCCCCGCGAGCCACCGCCCGCAGCACGAGGTCCAGGCGCTCGGCCGGATCGGCGGGCGTCGACTCGTCGCCGTCCGAAGGCGGATCGCCGAGGCCCCGATCCGCGACGAGCCCCTCCACCTGATCCAGGAGCATGCCCACGAGAGCGCCGCCCTCGCCGAGCGCGCGCTCCGCGGCGCGGCGACGGTCCTCCAGCGCCTGCTGGTACTGCTCGTAGCGGCGCGTGCCGAAGAGGGTGCGCAGCAGAGTCTGCCGCTCGTCGTTCTTGGCCAGGAGGAACTGCTGGAACCGCCCCTGCGCCAGGAGGATGACCTGCAGGAACTGGTCACGGGTGAGGCCGAGGATCTCGTCCAGCGCGAGGCCCACGTCGCGCGGACCGGAGGCCCGCGTCATCCACTCCCCGCCGCCCCACTCGTCGAGTCGGGCGCGCTGTCCCTCGGTCGTGACGCCTTCGCCGCGGCGCTTCGGCCTCTGGTACTCCGGCGAGCGGGACACGCGCCACCGACCGCTCGCGACCTCGAAGTCGAGCACGACCTCGCTGGGGTCGTCGGGGTCGCAGTGGTCGCTGCGCAGGCGCTTGTCGCCGTCGGCGTACCGCGGCACCGACCCGTAGAGCGCGAAGCACACGCCGTCGAGGACGCTCGACTTCCCGGCGCCGGTGCGGCCGGTCAGCAGGAACAGGCCGTCGTCCGCGAACGCGTCGAAGTCGACGGTCTGACGCTCGCGGAAAGGCCCGAAGCCCTCGAGTTCGACGCGATGCAGCTTCACGCCGACGCCTCCGCGACCACGCGCTCATCGATGATCTCGCGGATGAGCTCGCGCTCGGCATCCGTGGCACCCTCGCCCGCTCGCACATGCTCGAGGAACGCCTCGACCAGGTCGGCATCGCTGCGGGCGCGGCTCACCCGCTCGGCGTACGAAGAGCGGCCGTCGGACGCCCGCGCCGGCGGCGTATGCGCGACCATCGCGCAGAACGGGAAGCGCTTCTGCAGCGCGCGCATGGGCTCGAGACGCGGCGTCGCATCCGTGTACTCCGCGGCCACCCACGCGGTCTCGTACTCGGCGTAGGCCGGGTCGGAGAGCAGGGCGTCGAAGGTGTCGTGCAGCGTCTTCAGCGGCCGCGGGACGGGAAGCTCGAGCCACTCCGCGGCCGCGAGGCCGGCGGCATCCAGCGTCACGAGCCACGACCCGCGCGGCTTGGACTGCTCGCCGAAGCTGTAGTGCAGCGGCGCGCCGGCGTACCGGACGCGTTCGGACAGCTGCTGCCGCCCGTGGATGTGTCCGAGGGCGACGTAGTCCGGTCCGTCGAAGACGCTCAGCGGGACGACATCCAGCGTGCCCTGGCGGATCTCGCGCTCGACGCCCGGGGTCGCCTCGACGCCCGCGGCGAAGCAGTGCGCGATCGCGACCGAGCGACCGGCGCGCGAGGCGAGGTCGGCGCGCACGAGTCCCATGGCGTGTGCCATCGTCTGCGCCTGCGTGCGCAGGCCTGCGTCGGGCCACACGCTCCGCACGATCGCGGGCTCGAGATACGGGATGCCGTAGAACCTGACCGGGCCGTCGGCATCCGAGATCTCGATCGCCTCGCCCACCGCACGGGCGTCGGTCAGGACGTGGATGCCGTCCCGCAGCAGCCTCGCCTGGAACCCGAGCCGCGCGGCGGAGTCGTGGTTGCCACTGGTCACGATGACGTGCGCGCCGGCGTCGCGCAGGGCCGCGAGGGTGTCGGTCAGGAGCGTGTAGCAGGCGGGCGCCGGAGCGGCCGAGTCGAAGACGTCGCCCGCGACGAGCACGACGTCGACGTCGTGCTGCCGGACCTGCGCCGTGAGCGCCTCGAGCACGCCGCGCAGCGCATCGAGCGTCGCGTGGCCGTGGAAGGTCCGCCCGATGTGCCAGTCGCCGGTATGCAGGATCCGCATGTGATCCACGGTATGGGCGGTGTCCGACATCGCCCCGGCGACAGGCGGGGAACCGCGAGAGCGCTACGCCTGGGCGGCCACCGGTCGCGGCGCGTAGCGGCCCGAGCGCTCCGCGCGGGCGCGCGCCTTCGCGGCCTCCTCCTCGCGGTTCTTCGGCGGTGCGACGGCCACGAGATCCTCGAGCAGATGGTGGGTCACATGCGCGATCTCGGCCACGGCGTGGTCGAAGGCGGCCTGGTTGGCCTTGGAGGGCTTGGTCGTCCCGGCGATCTTGCGGACGTACTGCAGAGCCGCCGCGTGGACCTCGTCATCGGTCGCTGCCGGCTCGAAATTGTGGAGTGTGTGGATGTTG
This genomic window contains:
- a CDS encoding exonuclease SbcCD subunit D, with protein sequence MRILHTGDWHIGRTFHGHATLDALRGVLEALTAQVRQHDVDVVLVAGDVFDSAAPAPACYTLLTDTLAALRDAGAHVIVTSGNHDSAARLGFQARLLRDGIHVLTDARAVGEAIEISDADGPVRFYGIPYLEPAIVRSVWPDAGLRTQAQTMAHAMGLVRADLASRAGRSVAIAHCFAAGVEATPGVEREIRQGTLDVVPLSVFDGPDYVALGHIHGRQQLSERVRYAGAPLHYSFGEQSKPRGSWLVTLDAAGLAAAEWLELPVPRPLKTLHDTFDALLSDPAYAEYETAWVAAEYTDATPRLEPMRALQKRFPFCAMVAHTPPARASDGRSSYAERVSRARSDADLVEAFLEHVRAGEGATDAERELIREIIDERVVAEASA
- a CDS encoding DUF2277 domain-containing protein, whose product is MCRNIHTLHNFEPAATDDEVHAAALQYVRKIAGTTKPSKANQAAFDHAVAEIAHVTHHLLEDLVAVAPPKNREEEAAKARARAERSGRYAPRPVAAQA